One part of the Treponema sp. OMZ 787 genome encodes these proteins:
- a CDS encoding AAA family ATPase produces the protein MFLKSLEIFGFKSFPDRVKIEFADGITALLGPNGCGKSNVVDAVKWVLGEQSSRTLRADKMEDVIFNGTEKRNQLNIAEVTLTISNEKGLLNLELSEIAIKRRLYRSGESEYFINNQPAKLREIRELFWDTGVGKAAYSVMEQGKIDQILSSKPEERRYLFEEAAGITKFKVKRQDAERKLEKTQENMKQIEAALAEVRRSYDTLKIQSEQTIKYRELKDSLFEHERDIQLLRLKSFVDGLAAKKQSLKEASEKRDSIQEQIDGIHGILSENMDIVNEMEEKFNTYRTKVLNLAIEQKGKQEQVQIYNKRRSELKLKLNQLEAKTSSTKENIEGLEDDISEKNADVFEFKKQVSAIEKNAEEFEKNIDLASHKITSNKEEVKRLEDDIRRLDDMRGAMELELKSITEDIVTELDKNLRSAGYSSASRLEAEKDLDGALNRLRVLITGKKAIFSDFASIENHSGSDVKKFAEDSVQSFTSLLSISDEIQNALEKYKKSSAGFIDEFLAPEGIITKKRAVDTAILENRQSIENNRNKIAALIEENNELSVKINDYRKTLEDLRVNRARVDAQAKNAEDQVKLLERQLSSEKKMLHDLENEFFTEEKQLKQTEEDISELEGEINSLEYEGRKISAELEKLENEISIKNSDLASKRGKVDKLTAELSKANSLLEKFHFDLAGIEADIRNTKENFREKHSRELMEFEERMFTITESVNDLRERLASIKQKLDSLGRVNFMAPEEFESVKERYEFLNKHISDLDKARADLQRITDEITAESTELFLDTYNKIKKNFHNMFRRLFGGGRAEIRLTDPKNVLESGIEIFAQPPGKKLENINLLSGGEKSMTAVALLFATYMVKPSPFCLLDEIDAALDEQNVTRFVTTLREFANVSQYIVITHNKKTVLGANAMLGVTMEESGVSKVIAIRLDNESDLESKTIDLVDEPFVEEEVEPEEGVYIPPHPPKRIKTVNGEEDVSEKDDRSEE, from the coding sequence ATGTTTCTTAAGAGTCTTGAAATTTTCGGATTTAAGTCATTTCCCGATAGAGTAAAAATTGAATTTGCAGATGGTATAACAGCCCTTCTCGGACCCAACGGCTGCGGTAAAAGCAATGTAGTAGATGCCGTAAAGTGGGTATTGGGAGAACAGTCATCCCGTACTTTAAGGGCCGACAAGATGGAAGACGTTATCTTTAACGGTACCGAAAAAAGAAATCAGCTCAATATTGCAGAAGTAACATTGACAATAAGCAATGAAAAGGGGCTTTTGAATTTAGAGTTAAGCGAAATAGCTATAAAGAGGCGGCTTTATAGATCCGGGGAAAGTGAGTATTTTATAAATAATCAGCCGGCAAAGCTGCGTGAAATTAGAGAGCTTTTTTGGGACACAGGTGTAGGTAAAGCTGCATACTCCGTTATGGAGCAGGGAAAAATCGACCAGATTCTTTCCAGTAAGCCTGAAGAAAGGCGTTATCTTTTTGAAGAAGCTGCCGGCATCACAAAATTTAAGGTAAAGAGGCAGGATGCTGAAAGAAAGCTTGAAAAAACACAAGAAAATATGAAACAGATTGAAGCTGCCTTGGCCGAGGTACGCAGATCCTATGATACCTTAAAAATTCAGTCTGAACAAACGATTAAGTACCGTGAGCTAAAGGATTCTCTTTTTGAACATGAAAGGGATATTCAGCTTTTACGTTTAAAAAGCTTTGTAGACGGTCTTGCCGCAAAAAAACAAAGCTTAAAAGAGGCTTCCGAAAAAAGAGACTCCATACAGGAACAAATTGACGGTATTCACGGAATTCTTTCAGAAAACATGGATATTGTAAACGAGATGGAAGAAAAGTTTAATACTTACCGCACAAAGGTATTAAACCTAGCTATCGAGCAAAAAGGTAAGCAGGAGCAGGTTCAAATTTACAATAAACGCCGTTCCGAACTCAAACTAAAATTAAATCAGCTTGAGGCTAAGACTTCTTCAACCAAGGAAAATATTGAAGGTCTTGAGGACGATATTTCCGAAAAGAATGCCGATGTTTTTGAGTTTAAAAAACAGGTTTCTGCAATAGAAAAAAATGCCGAAGAATTTGAAAAAAACATTGATTTGGCAAGCCATAAGATTACTTCAAACAAAGAAGAAGTAAAAAGACTTGAAGACGATATAAGAAGACTTGACGATATGAGAGGTGCTATGGAGCTTGAATTAAAGTCCATAACAGAGGATATCGTTACCGAGCTTGATAAAAATTTAAGATCTGCCGGTTATTCTTCGGCAAGCAGATTGGAGGCCGAAAAAGATTTGGATGGAGCCTTGAACCGTTTAAGGGTTTTGATTACCGGAAAAAAAGCTATATTTTCAGACTTTGCCTCGATAGAAAATCATTCAGGCTCTGATGTAAAGAAATTTGCAGAAGATTCCGTTCAAAGTTTTACATCCCTTTTGTCGATAAGCGATGAAATTCAAAATGCTCTTGAAAAGTATAAAAAATCCTCGGCAGGCTTTATTGACGAATTTTTGGCTCCCGAAGGTATCATTACCAAAAAAAGAGCCGTGGATACGGCTATCTTGGAAAACAGGCAATCTATCGAAAATAACCGTAATAAGATTGCCGCTCTGATAGAAGAAAATAACGAACTTTCTGTCAAGATAAATGACTACCGCAAAACCCTTGAAGACTTGCGTGTAAACAGAGCAAGGGTGGATGCTCAGGCAAAAAATGCCGAGGATCAGGTTAAACTTTTGGAACGGCAGCTTTCTTCCGAGAAAAAAATGCTCCATGACCTTGAAAACGAATTTTTTACAGAGGAAAAACAGTTAAAGCAAACTGAAGAAGATATTTCGGAACTTGAAGGCGAGATAAATTCCTTGGAGTATGAGGGAAGAAAGATAAGTGCCGAGCTTGAAAAGCTTGAAAACGAAATCTCGATAAAGAACTCAGATCTTGCCAGCAAGAGGGGAAAGGTTGATAAGCTCACTGCAGAGCTTTCGAAGGCAAACTCTCTTTTGGAAAAATTCCACTTTGATCTTGCAGGGATTGAAGCCGATATCCGTAATACAAAAGAAAATTTCCGGGAAAAACACTCCAGAGAGCTTATGGAATTTGAAGAGAGGATGTTTACTATTACGGAATCTGTAAATGATCTTAGGGAAAGACTTGCTTCGATTAAGCAAAAACTTGATTCCTTGGGAAGAGTAAACTTTATGGCTCCTGAAGAATTCGAAAGCGTTAAAGAGCGTTATGAATTTTTAAATAAACATATAAGCGATCTTGATAAGGCCCGTGCCGATTTGCAGCGTATTACCGACGAGATAACGGCCGAATCCACCGAGCTCTTTTTGGATACCTACAATAAGATTAAAAAGAATTTTCACAATATGTTCAGAAGACTTTTTGGAGGAGGAAGGGCCGAAATACGCTTAACCGATCCTAAAAATGTTCTTGAGTCGGGAATAGAAATCTTTGCTCAGCCGCCGGGTAAAAAACTTGAAAATATAAACCTCTTATCGGGAGGTGAAAAATCAATGACAGCTGTAGCCCTTTTGTTTGCAACCTATATGGTTAAGCCTTCTCCTTTCTGTCTTCTTGACGAAATTGATGCTGCACTCGATGAGCAAAACGTTACCAGATTTGTTACTACGCTCCGTGAATTTGCAAATGTCAGCCAGTACATAGTTATTACTCATAATAAAAAGACCGTTTTGGGGGCAAACGCCATGCTCGGTGTTACCATGGAAGAATCCGGTGTTTCAAAGGTTATCGCCATAAGGCTTGATAATGAATCTGACCTTGAATCAAAAACTATAGATTTGGTGGATGAGCCATTTGTCGAAGAAGAAGTAGAGCCTGAGGAAGGAGTTTATATTCCGCCTCATCCGCCTAAGAGGATAAAAACCGTAAATGGTGAGGAGGACGTTTCAGAAAAAGATGATAGATCTGAAGAGTAA
- a CDS encoding helix-turn-helix domain-containing protein has protein sequence MKVLVFDRKIDTLTFLCEKLENHGITTIAAENGSKFICNYLNPELDAIIVAKKELTHYTLNEAQLLKKIYKDITICSYFHEDCYNIKKINIVSSSAIAENIKANEKILKIILLKCRRKPDLNKDYIYSLPKKSGLLLKHLLINREKGLSDDEISTIFWGEKLPSKRNSIYNHVYNLKQSLKKSFDNRYTILKTNKRYRLIKLKKEA, from the coding sequence ATGAAAGTTTTGGTTTTTGATAGAAAAATAGACACGCTCACCTTTTTGTGTGAAAAATTGGAAAATCATGGAATTACAACAATTGCTGCTGAAAACGGCAGTAAATTTATATGTAATTATTTGAATCCGGAATTGGATGCAATCATTGTGGCAAAAAAAGAATTGACTCATTATACCTTAAATGAGGCTCAACTGCTAAAAAAGATATACAAAGATATTACAATTTGCAGTTATTTCCACGAAGACTGCTATAATATCAAAAAAATCAATATAGTGAGCTCTTCTGCAATAGCCGAAAATATAAAGGCTAATGAAAAAATACTAAAAATAATTCTTTTAAAATGCAGAAGAAAGCCCGATTTAAATAAGGACTATATTTACAGTCTGCCTAAAAAATCCGGACTCCTATTAAAACATTTGCTTATAAATAGAGAAAAAGGGTTAAGTGACGACGAGATCAGCACAATATTTTGGGGAGAAAAACTACCCTCAAAACGAAACAGCATCTATAACCATGTTTATAACCTAAAACAATCTCTCAAAAAAAGTTTTGACAATAGATATACAATTTTAAAAACAAACAAGCGTTACAGACTGATAAAGTTAAAAAAAGAGGCTTAA
- the gap gene encoding type I glyceraldehyde-3-phosphate dehydrogenase produces the protein MKVAINGFGRIGRLVFQALVNQNLLGKDKFDVVAVVDLSTDAKYFAYQLKYDSVQGKMNAEIGTDGDDVLVVNGHKIKCISGKGLTPAQLPWKELGIEVVIESTGIYTNEKAYEHIEAGAKKVIISAPGKSSDPSKPIKTFVMGVNENEYKPSEHHVVSNASCTTNCLAPVVHVLLKEGFGIETGLMTTIHAYTATQKTVDGVSLKDWRGGRAAAVNIIPSTTGAAKAVGEVLPVTKGKLTGMSFRVPTPTGSVVDLTIRTEKDTSIEEIDKAIKKASESYLKDVLAYCDEEIVSTDIIHDPHSSIYDSKATLQNNLPGEKRFFKLVSWYDNEWGYSNRVIDLLKFITK, from the coding sequence ATGAAAGTAGCTATCAACGGATTCGGAAGAATCGGAAGACTTGTTTTTCAAGCCTTGGTAAATCAAAATTTGCTTGGAAAAGACAAATTCGATGTTGTTGCAGTTGTTGACCTTTCAACAGATGCAAAATATTTTGCCTATCAACTAAAATACGATTCAGTTCAAGGTAAAATGAATGCCGAAATCGGCACTGACGGAGATGATGTTCTTGTAGTAAACGGTCACAAAATTAAATGTATATCGGGAAAGGGACTTACTCCTGCACAATTACCGTGGAAAGAACTCGGAATCGAGGTAGTAATTGAAAGCACCGGTATTTATACAAATGAAAAGGCCTACGAGCATATTGAAGCCGGAGCAAAAAAGGTTATTATTTCGGCTCCCGGAAAAAGCAGCGATCCTTCAAAGCCCATTAAGACCTTTGTTATGGGTGTCAATGAAAACGAGTATAAGCCGTCAGAGCATCATGTAGTTTCAAATGCAAGCTGCACCACAAACTGCTTAGCACCTGTTGTACATGTTCTTTTAAAAGAAGGCTTCGGCATTGAAACAGGTCTTATGACGACCATTCACGCCTACACAGCCACTCAAAAAACGGTAGATGGAGTTTCTCTAAAAGATTGGAGAGGAGGAAGAGCTGCAGCCGTAAATATTATCCCCTCGACAACCGGAGCCGCAAAGGCCGTAGGCGAGGTTTTACCTGTTACAAAGGGAAAACTAACGGGTATGTCCTTTAGAGTTCCTACACCTACAGGCTCTGTTGTTGACTTAACGATCCGCACCGAAAAAGATACCTCAATCGAAGAAATCGATAAGGCAATCAAAAAGGCCTCGGAAAGCTATCTAAAGGATGTTTTAGCTTATTGTGATGAAGAAATAGTTTCCACGGATATTATCCATGATCCTCATTCTTCAATATATGACAGTAAGGCAACATTACAAAACAACCTACCCGGTGAAAAGAGATTCTTTAAGCTTGTTTCATGGTATGATAATGAATGGGGTTATTCAAACAGAGTAATCGATTTACTTAAATTTATAACGAAATAA
- a CDS encoding chemotaxis protein CheX, with translation MRVEYINPFSEAAYNILSQVLNEEVKRGDLYLKSTCMPVMGVAAIVGLAGDVEGRVIFDMTLDTALKIASSMNGEELTEFDELARATITELANLITAQAVTKLHDLGFKFDLTPPALFTGENMKISNNDIEALIVPMSAPQGKVEINVAIRDRV, from the coding sequence ATGCGTGTAGAGTATATTAATCCGTTTAGTGAAGCCGCGTATAACATTCTTTCACAAGTGTTAAATGAAGAAGTCAAACGCGGAGATTTATACCTAAAATCGACTTGTATGCCGGTTATGGGTGTCGCAGCAATTGTCGGTCTTGCCGGTGATGTTGAGGGCCGTGTCATATTTGATATGACCTTGGATACAGCCTTAAAGATTGCATCCTCAATGAACGGTGAAGAGTTGACTGAATTTGATGAGCTTGCTCGTGCAACAATTACTGAATTGGCTAATCTTATTACGGCACAGGCTGTAACTAAGCTTCATGATTTAGGATTTAAGTTTGACTTAACTCCTCCTGCTCTATTTACGGGCGAAAACATGAAGATATCCAATAATGATATTGAAGCCTTAATAGTTCCGATGTCTGCCCCTCAGGGTAAAGTAGAAATCAACGTTGCAATTCGTGATCGAGTATAA
- a CDS encoding response regulator produces the protein MISKQDFPNINERAPEGKKPDGTPYKILVVDDSIFVTKQIGQILNSEGYEVVATAVDGFEGVEKYKELCPNVDLVTMDITMPKMDGLTALEQIMAFDKNAKVVMISALGKEELVKKALLLGAKNYIVKPLDRKKVLERVAGVLGIS, from the coding sequence ATGATATCAAAACAGGACTTTCCCAATATTAACGAGAGGGCACCTGAAGGAAAAAAACCGGATGGAACACCTTACAAGATTTTGGTTGTTGATGATTCTATATTTGTTACAAAACAAATCGGACAGATATTGAATAGTGAAGGTTATGAAGTTGTTGCTACGGCTGTTGACGGATTTGAGGGCGTTGAAAAATATAAAGAATTATGTCCCAATGTTGACCTGGTAACAATGGATATTACGATGCCTAAAATGGATGGCTTGACTGCCTTGGAGCAGATCATGGCCTTTGATAAGAATGCCAAGGTAGTTATGATAAGTGCTCTCGGAAAGGAAGAGCTTGTAAAAAAAGCACTTTTGCTTGGAGCAAAAAACTACATCGTAAAGCCGCTTGACCGCAAAAAGGTTTTGGAGCGTGTTGCAGGCGTTTTAGGTATTTCCTAA
- the bamD gene encoding outer membrane protein assembly factor BamD: MKFSIRFTLIVFLIFIFFNSCASTKKNSDENLNLSEDRKPEVSVTNDIEPKSFEETEDVKKSENIIVMKVPENTQKAKGILPKKNEDSILQDKDSEQYNDSEKVLEADSEKSVSDPKPVADKPSLELIIDTEDDNDTALSNNYAADLPSVINGYLLTEPKEKQLERPILPAPNQPLITMPEKKQALKPDTDIAEAPINNDAVNEEKIKDTDPVRVFSEFPSTEPDETKEEKASRSVNVYTGQRLEVVYPGEGWVYLGESSAQKGIKYQQRKLQNGTSTFHFGALNEGSYILNFSHFDVFSDNFISDSIAVHVEKTKTKLSDTVKAPDYKGPVNAQMEKKSDVKNEKKYSSNKSDAVSAGTPVKPDSSIKKNENEKVYDSPDILTVTEKPESKIAGKEFKSASELLGMIRGYISEGNSSDAINSADNFFKNYSENLDEALFLRGQAYELNGPNKNVKKALEAYQTLTKAYPQSKFWDKADARIRYIKKFYIDIK, from the coding sequence ATGAAATTTTCAATACGCTTTACATTAATTGTATTTTTGATTTTTATCTTTTTTAATTCCTGTGCGAGTACAAAAAAAAATTCGGATGAAAATTTAAATTTATCCGAAGATAGAAAACCTGAAGTTTCTGTTACTAATGATATTGAACCTAAGTCTTTCGAAGAGACTGAAGATGTAAAAAAGTCCGAGAATATTATTGTTATGAAAGTACCTGAAAATACTCAAAAAGCTAAAGGTATTTTACCTAAAAAAAATGAAGACTCTATTTTACAGGATAAGGATTCCGAACAGTATAATGATTCCGAAAAAGTGCTTGAAGCGGATTCTGAAAAGTCGGTTTCTGATCCCAAGCCTGTTGCCGATAAGCCTTCCTTGGAGCTTATAATTGATACCGAAGATGACAATGACACAGCTTTGAGTAATAATTATGCTGCGGATTTGCCTTCCGTAATTAACGGTTATCTCTTAACTGAGCCTAAAGAAAAACAACTTGAGAGACCGATTCTTCCGGCTCCTAATCAGCCGCTTATAACTATGCCCGAGAAAAAGCAAGCGTTAAAGCCTGATACAGATATTGCTGAGGCTCCTATTAATAATGATGCTGTAAATGAAGAAAAAATTAAGGATACCGATCCTGTAAGAGTTTTTTCCGAGTTTCCCAGCACCGAACCTGATGAAACGAAAGAGGAAAAGGCCTCACGCTCAGTAAATGTTTATACCGGTCAGAGGCTTGAAGTTGTGTACCCGGGAGAAGGATGGGTTTATTTAGGAGAGTCCTCTGCACAAAAGGGCATAAAATATCAGCAAAGAAAACTTCAAAACGGTACTTCAACATTTCATTTTGGTGCACTAAATGAAGGCTCTTATATTCTTAATTTTTCTCATTTTGATGTTTTTTCTGATAATTTTATTTCGGATTCGATTGCTGTTCATGTAGAAAAGACGAAGACAAAGTTAAGCGATACCGTTAAAGCTCCGGATTATAAGGGGCCTGTAAATGCTCAAATGGAAAAAAAGTCCGATGTTAAAAATGAAAAGAAATATTCATCCAATAAATCGGATGCGGTTTCAGCCGGAACACCTGTAAAGCCTGACTCTTCAATTAAAAAAAATGAGAATGAAAAGGTTTATGATTCTCCGGATATTTTAACGGTAACCGAAAAGCCTGAATCTAAAATAGCCGGAAAAGAATTTAAATCTGCTTCAGAACTTCTGGGTATGATAAGAGGCTATATTTCTGAAGGAAATTCGTCGGATGCCATAAATTCAGCAGATAATTTTTTTAAAAATTATTCTGAAAATTTGGACGAGGCCTTGTTTTTACGAGGGCAGGCTTACGAGCTAAACGGACCGAATAAAAACGTAAAAAAAGCCCTGGAAGCCTATCAAACCTTAACAAAAGCCTATCCTCAAAGTAAGTTCTGGGATAAGGCAGATGCAAGAATACGGTATATTAAGAAATTTTATATCGATATAAAGTAG
- a CDS encoding chemotaxis protein CheA, which yields MSDYLDINNEELLKDFFSEAEQQVEILESNVLVIEQNPEDRNAVDEIFRAAHTLKGGSATVEMTELSQFTHAMEDLLDEIRSGSVSVTEETVDMLLKSIDIIKLMLDARASGSIYSDDVSGIVNQLRSFIPAKADKKSGKSAAPKASVPASAPPVSEPKVKAPASSLDVKDYFSEYEILELAETIQKGEDLYAVIVKFDESNLMNSVGGIQVFAALKDYGSVLKTVPDFDALYEDEFHETVIYFLSSASDSKILEKAAFIGDVTLSASAERLEIKEDAHEIHQPAQAAPAVSAPEIKTAEKTEEKAVEKPKEQPPKPEKKQSQASPQGSGHSSSGSILRVDANRIDYLLNLVSETVITKASLNQSTIEFTELYDKFQNSSTIYKDKTRRLLDKMPEYLEKIQQGYDINAIKQDVLNEYSSLLEVFGDFDSSMKAAVTKFKSSSQNLGRISGELQEGVMKIRMVPISQIFSRFPRVVRDLSRDLNKNVQLVIEGEDTELDKSVVEDLLDPIMHCVRNSLDHGVESPEKRKSLGKPEQGILLLKASNEGNMIVIEVADDGHGIDVEAVKQKAVERGVLHPNKNLTDVEAFQLVFAPGFSTSKTISSVSGRGVGLDVVKTHIEKLNGTVMVESEPNVGTRFIIKLPLTLAIIQGLLIRVGDEVYSIPITSVIESHRVKPDEINRIDNYEVFNVRDEVYSLLRLNRLFGITSAETDDDGYNYIVVVGTEEKKVGLMVDSLIGEEAVVIKPLKDQFTNSPGIAGASILGDGSVSLIIDVAQLLELGLKQEMQARERREASIW from the coding sequence ATGAGTGATTATCTTGACATCAATAATGAAGAACTTTTAAAAGATTTTTTCAGTGAAGCCGAACAGCAGGTAGAAATACTTGAGAGCAATGTTTTGGTTATAGAGCAAAATCCTGAGGACCGCAATGCAGTCGATGAGATATTCAGAGCTGCCCATACTCTAAAAGGCGGTTCTGCTACTGTAGAGATGACTGAGCTGTCTCAATTTACTCACGCAATGGAAGATCTTCTTGATGAGATTAGAAGCGGTTCCGTTAGCGTAACTGAAGAAACGGTAGATATGCTTTTAAAATCCATAGACATAATTAAGCTGATGCTTGATGCCAGAGCTTCGGGTTCTATATATTCGGATGATGTATCCGGTATTGTAAATCAGCTGAGGTCATTTATTCCGGCAAAGGCCGATAAAAAAAGCGGTAAATCGGCTGCTCCAAAGGCTTCTGTACCGGCCTCGGCACCTCCCGTTTCAGAACCGAAGGTGAAGGCTCCTGCTTCCAGTTTAGATGTTAAAGATTATTTTTCAGAGTATGAAATCCTTGAGTTGGCTGAGACAATACAAAAGGGTGAAGATCTGTATGCTGTTATAGTAAAATTTGATGAATCAAACTTGATGAATTCGGTAGGCGGTATTCAGGTATTTGCCGCTTTAAAAGACTACGGCAGTGTCTTAAAAACAGTTCCCGATTTTGATGCCTTGTATGAAGATGAATTCCATGAAACGGTAATTTATTTTTTATCCTCGGCATCGGACAGCAAAATATTGGAAAAGGCTGCTTTTATAGGGGATGTTACTCTTTCTGCAAGTGCCGAAAGGCTTGAAATTAAAGAGGATGCTCACGAAATTCATCAGCCCGCACAGGCTGCTCCTGCAGTAAGTGCTCCGGAGATAAAAACCGCCGAAAAGACGGAAGAAAAAGCTGTTGAAAAACCTAAAGAACAGCCTCCTAAGCCTGAGAAAAAACAGTCTCAAGCAAGCCCGCAGGGAAGCGGTCACTCATCGTCGGGCTCAATCCTGCGTGTAGATGCAAACAGAATAGATTATCTTTTGAACTTGGTCAGTGAGACCGTTATAACTAAGGCTTCTTTAAATCAAAGCACTATCGAATTTACCGAACTTTACGATAAGTTCCAAAATTCCAGTACAATTTACAAGGATAAAACGCGAAGACTTTTGGATAAGATGCCCGAATATCTTGAAAAGATACAGCAGGGCTATGATATTAATGCTATAAAGCAGGATGTTTTAAACGAATACTCAAGTCTTTTGGAAGTTTTCGGCGATTTTGATTCTTCGATGAAGGCTGCCGTAACGAAGTTTAAATCTTCATCCCAAAACTTGGGCCGTATTTCAGGCGAGCTTCAGGAAGGGGTTATGAAAATACGAATGGTCCCCATCAGTCAGATTTTCAGCCGCTTCCCGCGTGTAGTTCGGGACCTTTCAAGAGACTTAAACAAAAATGTTCAATTGGTAATCGAAGGTGAAGATACCGAACTTGATAAATCGGTTGTAGAAGACTTGCTTGATCCTATAATGCACTGTGTAAGAAACTCCCTTGATCATGGCGTTGAATCCCCCGAAAAAAGAAAAAGCTTGGGTAAACCGGAGCAAGGCATTCTTCTTCTTAAAGCCAGCAACGAGGGCAATATGATCGTTATCGAAGTTGCAGATGACGGCCACGGAATTGATGTTGAAGCCGTAAAGCAGAAAGCTGTTGAAAGAGGCGTTTTACATCCGAATAAAAATCTTACCGATGTTGAGGCCTTTCAGTTGGTTTTTGCCCCCGGTTTTTCGACCAGTAAAACGATTTCAAGCGTATCAGGCCGCGGTGTAGGTCTTGATGTAGTTAAGACTCATATCGAAAAATTAAACGGAACGGTTATGGTTGAATCCGAACCCAATGTCGGAACCCGTTTTATTATAAAATTGCCATTGACTTTGGCCATCATACAGGGGCTTTTAATCAGAGTTGGGGACGAGGTTTACTCGATTCCTATTACTTCGGTTATAGAAAGCCACAGGGTCAAGCCGGATGAAATCAACCGCATAGATAACTATGAAGTTTTTAATGTCCGTGATGAGGTGTACAGCCTTCTAAGGCTTAACCGGCTTTTCGGTATTACATCGGCAGAAACCGATGATGACGGATATAATTATATAGTTGTTGTCGGAACTGAAGAGAAAAAAGTAGGGTTGATGGTAGATAGTCTTATTGGTGAAGAGGCCGTTGTAATCAAGCCTTTGAAAGATCAGTTTACTAACTCTCCGGGAATTGCCGGTGCTTCTATTTTAGGCGACGGCTCCGTTTCTTTGATTATAGATGTTGCACAGCTGCTTGAGCTAGGCTTAAAGCAGGAAATGCAGGCTAGGGAGCGCCGCGAGGCTTCAATTTGGTAG
- a CDS encoding CheR family methyltransferase, with protein MEEMKELKVNTGVGIGDTDSLHDQMIVVDFKMVTFSLAGKDYAIDIMRVKEIAKAGNFTYVPNTSPFVLGVYNLRGDIIPIIDLRIFFNIPVPARKKNQAESMVIINVQDQTFGVVVDFIDKVVGVSSSTIQPPHPIFGDINIKYIHGVVENGGRLYILLDVDKIFASRQQKEEVKEDLAPVAASVVKEPVKQQTSQSSENLDIKFIGDTLSAMGKFYISAVNENWVKERYLEWKDLRPSGNLQIQSEKDAGEFLSSFLSPFTKRFWSEAYINAYYKMLPENTSAVINVWCIGCGPGYEAYSLAVLLRTRYPRAHIKIFANDSDLLAISNAPMLAVPDDIASGLYESYVTKTASGSLTFSKEIKDMILFEYHDCTHQNAVPDMDIIVARDVLSFMNPNVQRTMIEEFREKLKNSGIIILGHNEAMPKQDGWLRNSSGDIVIFTKE; from the coding sequence ATGGAAGAAATGAAAGAACTAAAGGTAAATACAGGCGTAGGAATAGGCGATACTGACTCTCTACATGATCAGATGATTGTTGTAGATTTTAAAATGGTAACTTTTTCCCTTGCCGGTAAAGATTATGCAATAGACATTATGCGTGTTAAGGAAATAGCAAAGGCGGGAAACTTTACTTATGTACCCAATACTTCTCCGTTTGTCTTGGGTGTATATAATCTTCGAGGAGATATTATCCCTATAATCGATTTGCGTATTTTCTTTAATATTCCCGTACCTGCCCGCAAAAAAAATCAGGCCGAAAGCATGGTTATCATAAATGTTCAAGATCAAACCTTCGGTGTTGTCGTTGACTTTATCGATAAGGTTGTGGGTGTTTCCAGCAGTACAATTCAGCCCCCTCATCCTATTTTCGGCGATATAAATATTAAATATATTCACGGTGTTGTAGAAAACGGAGGCCGCTTATATATTCTTCTTGATGTAGATAAGATATTTGCTTCACGGCAACAAAAAGAAGAGGTCAAAGAAGACTTAGCCCCTGTTGCGGCAAGTGTTGTAAAAGAACCTGTAAAGCAGCAGACAAGCCAATCTTCGGAAAATTTGGATATAAAATTTATAGGCGATACCTTGTCCGCTATGGGCAAATTCTATATTTCGGCTGTTAATGAAAATTGGGTCAAGGAGAGATATTTGGAATGGAAGGATCTGCGTCCTTCAGGAAACTTGCAAATTCAATCCGAAAAAGATGCGGGAGAGTTTTTATCTTCTTTCTTGTCGCCCTTTACGAAGCGTTTTTGGAGCGAGGCTTATATAAATGCTTATTATAAGATGCTTCCGGAAAATACTTCTGCAGTGATCAATGTTTGGTGTATAGGATGCGGTCCAGGGTATGAGGCATACAGTTTGGCTGTTCTATTGAGAACGCGTTATCCGCGTGCACATATAAAGATTTTTGCAAATGATTCGGATTTGCTTGCTATATCAAATGCTCCTATGCTTGCCGTTCCTGATGATATTGCTTCAGGTCTTTATGAGTCGTATGTTACAAAGACAGCTTCAGGCAGTTTGACATTCTCAAAAGAGATAAAGGACATGATTCTTTTTGAGTATCATGATTGTACTCATCAAAATGCCGTTCCCGATATGGACATAATTGTTGCAAGGGATGTGCTTTCTTTTATGAATCCCAATGTTCAAAGAACCATGATAGAAGAATTTAGGGAAAAACTAAAGAATTCTGGAATTATCATTTTGGGTCATAATGAGGCTATGCCCAAGCAAGACGGTTGGCTAAGAAACAGCTCCGGTGATATTGTAATTTTTACAAAAGAATAA